Within the Flavobacterium sp. N502536 genome, the region TCATAACCCATTGGGTGCAAAACATTGAATCCCTGATGTCTTTTGAAACGGGAATATACATCTGAAGCTATGTAACCCAGCGGATGTCCTACGTGTAATCCCGCTCCTGACGGATAAGGAAACATGTCTAACACATAATGTTTAGGTTTTTCAGAATTGTTTTTCGCCGCAAAAGTTTGGTTTTCTGCCCAATACTGCTGCCATTTCGTTTCGATTTCGTTTGGATTGTATTTCATTTCTTGAGTTGCTGAGTTACCAGGTAACCTAGTTGCTAAGTTTTGTTGTACTGAATAATTAAGTAAGTCCGCAAATTTACATTTATTGTACGAAAGTTAAAACTTTGAACGTTATTAACTTCATTTAAAGAAATTCTTTATTATTTTTACCCCATAATTTAAGCAAACTATGAGTTCTAACTTTGATAAATTTCAAAAGCGCAGGTTAATTTCCTCTTATTTTTCGGTTGTATTAAGTGTATTTCTGGTTTTATTCCTTTTAGGGGTACTGGGATTATTCATTATCAACTCTAGAAAACTGGCTAATGATTTTAAAGAAAAAATCGCGATGACGGTTTTCTTTAAAAACGAAGCCAATGATAGCGTGATAAAAGCTTTCAATACCGAATTAAAAAGAGCTCCTTTTGCAAAATCATTCGTTTATGTAACCAAAGAGAAAGCGGCAAAGGAACACACTGACATTATTGGAGAAGATTTCCTGACATTCTTAGGAGAGAATCCACTATTGAACTCTTACGACATTCACTTAAAAGCGGACTATGTTGAAAGAGACAGTATCCTTAAAATAGAAAGCAAACTACGTCAAAATACCATGATTGAAGACATTGTTTACGACAAACAATTGGTAAATCTGGTAAATGACAATATCAAAAAAGTAAGTATGTGGATTTTGATTATTAGCGGTTTCCTTGCGATAATTGCCGTTTTATTAATCAACAGCTCCTTGCGTTTATCCATTCACTCTAATCGTTTTATCATTAAAACCATGCAAATGGTTGGAGCAACAAAATCGTTTATTCGTAAGCCTTTTGTAATGCGCAGTGTAAAACTGGGAATGTTAGGTGCCGGTTTGGCCATTATCGCTTTGGTTGGACTTTTACTTTATGTAGAAACCAATTTCCCGGGCTTAGGCATTATAGAAGACAAAGCCTTAATTGGATTGGTATTAGTAGGCGTATTCGGATTAGGGGTTTTGATTACCTGGGTAAGTACGCACTTTGCAACACAACGTTTCCTGAATTTAAGAACCGACGATCTGTATTAATTTTAGATCGCAGATTATAGATTTTAGATTGCAAATTTTTAAAAAGCCTTGGCTACGCTCAGCGGCACAAAAGAAATAAAATGAAAAACAACAATAAAGAAGAACAGGCACCAAAACAAGAATTCCTTTTTGACGGAATCAACTACAAAATTCTATTAATCGGAATTGGAGTTATCGCTTTAGGTTTTATCTTAATGTCTGGCGGAGGAAGTAACGATCCGAATGTTTTTAATGAAGATGTTTTCAATTTCCGACGCATTCGTCTGGCGCCAACAACCGTTTTAATCGGCTTTGGAATCACTATTTACTCTATTTTCAAAAAATCCAAATAGACTTTATTTAGATTCCTTAAACTTCTTAGATCTTTAGATTATTAGATAATCTTTTATAAAATCTAAGAAGTCTAAGGCGACTAAAATCTAACAATCTCATAAATGAATACATTACAAGCTATCGTTCTTGCTATTATTGAAGGAATCACTGAGTTTTTACCCGTTTCTTCAACAGGTCACATGATTATTGCCTCTTCCTTTTTTGGAATTGCTCACGAAGATTTTACCAAACTTTTCACGATTGTCATCCAGCTTGGTGCTATACTTTCAGTAGTTGTTTTGTATTTCAGACGTTTCTTTCAAACACTTGATTTTTACTTTAAACTTTTAGTAGCCTTTATTCCGGCTGTAGTATTAGGTTTATTGCTAAGCGATTTTATCGATGGCTTATTAGAAAACCCTGTTACAGTTGCCATTTCTCTTTTAATAGGAGGGTTAATTTTACTAAAAGTTGACGAGTGGTTCAACAATCCGAATGCTACCGAAAGCTCTTCAGAAATTACGTATTTACAAGCTTTCAAAATTGGTTTGTTTCAATGTATTGCCATGATTCCGGGAGTTTCAAGAAGCGGAGCCAGTATTGTGGGGGGAATGTCTCAAAAACTATCCCGCACCACAGCAGCGGAATTCTCTTTCTTTTTAGCTGTTCCGACAATGTTGGGTGCCACGGTAAAAAAATGTTACGATTATTACAAAGCCGGATTTGAATTATCTCACGATCAGATTAATATATTAGTGATTGGAAATGTCGTTGCTTTTATTGTAGCGCTCCTAGCAATCAAATCCTTTATTGGATTTTTGACTAAAAACGGTTTCAAAGTTTTTGGTTACTACCGAATCATCGCCGGAATTGTTCTGCTGCTGATTCACTTTTTCATTCATCCCCTTACGATTATATAATGACTCCTGAAGAATATTTAAACGGACAGGTTTTACTGATTGACAAACCTTTAAAATGGAGTTCGTTTCAAGCTGTCAATAAATTAAAATACCTCTTAATTAATAAAGTTGGACTTCCTAAAAAGTTCAAAATTGGTCATGCGGGAACTTTAGATCCGTTGGCAACAGGGTTATTGCTTATTTGTACCGGAAAGTTTACCAAAAGAATTTCGGAACTGCAGGGTCAGGCGAAAGAATATACGGGAACTTTTTATATTGGAGCCACCACTCCATCTTATGATTTAGAAACCGAAATCGATCAGACTTTTCCAACTTCTCATATCGACGAAGCGTTGATTCACGAAACAGTGAAACAGTTTTTGGGCGAAATCGATCAGAAACCGCCTATTTTCTCTGCCATTAAAAAAGACGGTGTTCGCTTGTACGAGCATGCACGTGCCGGAGAAACGGTAGAAATTGCCAGCAGAAAAACCACTATTCACGAGTTCGAAATCACCCGAATTGCTTTACCTGAAATCGATTTTAGAGTCGTATGCAGCAAAGGAACCTACATTCGTTCTTTGGCTTTTGACTTTGGAAAAGCGATGAACTCCGGATCGCATTTAACCGTGTTGCGACGTACTAAGATTGGCGATTACGACGTAAAAAACGCAATCGACATTACTCTTTTTGAAGAAAGCCTTCAGTCCGAATAAAACGTACCTTTTTTTTCAGGGAGATTTAGCAAACCCATATTTTTCATTTTTTTTGTATTTTAGACGGCAGACTAAAAAACCAAACCATGAAAAACCACTTTTTGCTAGTACTGTTTGTCTTTGCGATATCCTCCTACAGTCAAACCGGCAATCAAAAAATTGTTTCCGTTGATATTGATAATTTCTGGGATGCCTACAGCAAAATCAGCATTGAAAAAGACAGCGTAAAACAATATTCTCTTTTACAGGAATTCTACCTCGACAAAGCCAGTCCGGGTTTAAAAAGCTTAATCGAAGTCCGCAATTACACCTCTAAAGATTTTATCAATGCGATAAACAAGTATCCCAAATTCTGGAATTCACTAAAACCAAACACTTTAAACTCGAGCGAACTTTACCCGGAGATCGATGCCGACATCAACAAACTGAAACAAGCCTATCCCGATTTAAAACCATCAACCCTTTATTTTTCCATTGGAGCTTTCCGAACAAACGGAACGGTCCAAAATGATCGGATTTTAATTGGAAGCGAAATGAGCCTAGCCGACGAAACCACTGTTATTGATGAACTCCCTGCCTGGAGACAGTCTTTTTACAAAGAGTACCATCCAAGAAAAAACATAGCTCTGCTCTGCACACATGAATACATCCATACACAGCAAAAAGAACTGGTCGAAAATTTACTTTCGATGTGTTTGTATGAAGGTGTGGCCGAATTTATTTCCTGCAAAGTAACCGGTAAAAAGTCTAGCGCATCTGCAATTGAATTTGGGAAAAGCAACCAACAAAAAGTAATCGATCAGTTTATTGCCGACTTATACCTCAGAAGCAACAATTACAATTGGATCTGGGGTGAAAACAAAAACAGCTTAAAGGTTAGAGATCTGGGCTATTATGTGGGTTATGAAATTTGCGAACGTTACTACAATGCTGCCCAAGACAAAGCAAAAGCGATAAAAACGCTTATCGAATTGGATTACCACAATGAAAAAGAGGTTGCCCGCATTGTTGACGGTACAAAACTATTCCCTCAAAGTCTGAAAAAATTGCAGCAGAATTACGAAAAACAAAGACCAACTGTTGTTTCCCTATCCGCATTTAAAAACGGCAGTCAAAAGGTAAAAGCAGGAGCTGTCGAAATTACCATTACATTTTCGGAACCTCTAAACGGACGCAGTACAGGTGTAGATTTCGGCCCTCTTGGCGAAAACTATTTTCCAAGAATAAATACGGAAAGAATCTGGTCTTCGGATATGAAATCGTGGACTATTAAAGCCGATTTAGAACCCGATCATCACTATCAAATTCTAATTTCGGATAATTTCAGAAAACAAAACGGAACAAGATTGAAGCCTTTTTTAATAGATTTTAAAACGGATAAGTAATACAATGGATAAATTTTACAGCAGTGTTTCTGTAAGAGAAGAAAACCACTTGTTTTTCAATTCACTTCTCTAACAAACTAAATTGCCTTGGGGGTCAGAAATAAAAAAGCACATTACTTCATGTATATCCATAGTAATGTGCCAACTTCTTGCAAAGTAGTTCTATTTCATAAGCTCCCGTTTTTTGAAGTTAGTAATGAGATACATTCTTACCTCCAAACAACAAGCCCGAAACAAAATCGTAAAATCTTTCGAATAACTTTTTCATGATAGTGTATTTTTTAATTGTTAAACATTAAATAAACACCAATAAAAAGAGTAAATAAGAAAATGAATAATAGAAGTGGGATTACACTGCCAAGGTACAAAAAATTAGAATAATACAAAATATTTTAATATATTTTTTATTACTAAAATTCTTATTTACAGCAGATTGCCCGAGAAATAAGGGGTTTCAACGATTTATTTTTTTTACCTGCCAGATCGCATCTTTTCCTACTTTACTTTTCAATAAAACTTACAAAAAATCAAAAAACGCTTTGTTTTTAAGCGTTCCGAGTATTTTCGCCGACGGCAAATTGTCTCTGTTTACAAAACTTTTTATTTCGGGAATGTTATCACAAAAAATGACATCAAAAGAAAACCGATCGTTTCCATAAATTCCGCGATGAATCATATTGGCAGAAAAAATAAAAAGATCACCACGATTCAGTTGTATAATTTCTCCCCGTTCTAAAGCATCATTTGGACGGCAACCGTTCAACGCATTCCGAACCTCAAACTCCTTTGGTAAATCCCATTCGCGATGCGTTTTCGGAATCAGTTCGATCCCGGTTCACTTTTCATCGGAATCCTGAAATGAACTACATTTTGAGTTTGGATGGCTTTCTTTTGATCGTCGACGGTCATGCCTGTGTATTGAATATCGCGATGCCAATAATTTTTCTGATCGGCATTCTTTGGATCAAAGAAAAGCTGTGTGTTCAAAAAAATTGGAGTCTTCGGAAAGATCGCTTTCAGCAATTCGGCCAATTTGTCCTGCGAAATAAATTCAAAAAGGGCTGCTTTCTCTTCTTCGTTAAGATATTTTCCTGAGGTAAGACTATGGCTGTTTAAAATTCCCTTTTCATAATCCGCTACATGATCAAATAACCAGCGTTCATGAAATTGAATCAGTATTTTTTCAATAGCAAGAAGTTCCTTCTCGGAGAAGAAGTTCTCGAGACAGGCATATCCGGTTTGCTCATATTCTTTCATTACTCCCGAATTTCAACCAAACGCATGATTTCCATAAGTTCGTTTTGGGTACTCAAACCTTTATCGGCCAAATACCACAATTGCAAGTCGGTTTTGATCTTTTCATCAATTACACCGAACTCCTTTTTATAATTTATCATCAAGTCGGCTGCTCCTTTGGGTCTTGGTCCCCAATCAGCACGGGCAATTCCGGTTTCTTTACAAATCACGATGACTTTTGGAATCGCTCTGCCGCCATTTGTGAGATACTGATTCATTAATACCTCATTTTCATCGCGAAAAACAATTCGCAGATCGATTTTTTTGTGTGAAACCAAAGCCATTTTATGAAGTATAGGAAGTATTTGCGCCGCATCACCACACCAGCCTTCCGAAATTACCAGCCAGATATAATTGTGCTTTAAATTTTCTAATTCTAAAAGTACCTCATCAGCAACTTTCATGGTTTTCTCCAGTCGATTCATTCTGGCTTCATTGAGCTTGCTGTAATTGGTTAAGCTTTCAGATTGTTCATTACCGGTTGACTTGCCCTCTATTAATAAATCGGTGACTATTTTTCGATATTCGGTATACGAGTGACTGTTGAATAATGCTTTGGCTATACTATTTTTCATATTTAGCGTTTTTTGGATTGTATAAATTTACAACTTTTAAGAGGACTTAGAGAATGACTTTTGTCACATTCAAAGAAATCCAAAAAATCTGTATTGATTTAAAACGAAAAGAACTATTATTTTTTTTGAAACATTATTTCTAAAAATCAGAATATGTCTATATTTGCACAAATTAACGCAACACAAAAATGAAATATAAAAGAATTCTTCTAAAACTTAGCGGCGAGGCCTTAATGGGTGATTTACAATACGGAATTGACCCTAAAAGATTAGCTGAATATGCTGAAGAAATTAAGCAAATTCATAACAAAGGAGTAGAGATTGCTATTGTTATTGGCGGAGGAAATATTTTTAGAGGCGTTGCAGGTGCAAGTGCCGGTATGGATAGAGTACAAGGTGACTACATGGGAATGCTTGCTACTGTAATTAATGGAATGGCTTTGCAGGGTGCACTTGAAGACAAAGGAATGAAAACGCGTTTGCAGACTGCTTTAAAAATGGAATCTATTGCAGAACCTTATATCAAAAGAAGAGCAGACCGTCATCTTGAAAAAGGAAGAATTGTAATTTTTGGTGCCGGAACCGGAAACCCTTATTTTACAACCGATACAGCAGCCGTTTTAAGAGGAATTGAAATCAATGCAGATGTGATCTTAAAAGGAACCCGTGTGGATGGTGTTTATGATTCTGATCCTGAAAAAAATGCAGCAGCTGTAAAGTTTGATTTTATTTCGTTTGATGATGTCCTTAAAAAAGGATTGAATGTGATGGATACCACTGCTTTTACTTTAAGTCAGGAAAACAAATTACCGATCGTTGTTTTTGATATGAACAAAATTGGTAATCTTTTGAAAATCTGTGAAGGTGAAAACGTTGGAACAGTAGTGAACATCTAGACTGCTTAGATTGTCAGAATTTTAGATCATTCCATTTTTCTAAATTTTGACAATGTTTACAAAGTATTCATAAAAATAAAATATATTAGTTAGTAAATTAGAGGTGTATTTTCTTTAAAATTTGAAAACCTAATCCTCTAAAATCTAAAAATCTAAAAAAATGACGGAAGAAATAGAATTTATATTAGATAGTACTGAAGAATCTATGAATGGTTCGATTGCACATTTAGAGAAAGAATTTCTTAACATTCGTGCAGGAAAAGCTTCTCCGGCAATGTTGGGAAGTGTTTTTGTAGATTATTACGGATCTGCAACACCTCTTTCTCAGGTGTCAAAAATTAGTGTTCCTGATGCGAGAACGATCACTTTACAGCCTTTTGAAAAAAACATGCTACAAGTTATCGAAAAAGCAATCATGGTAGCCAACATTGGTTTTAACCCAATGAATAACGGAGACGTTATCATCATCAGTGTTCCGCCTTTGACAGAAGAGCGTCGTAAAGACTTAGCTAAACAAGCAAAATCTGAAGCAGAAGATGCTAAAATTGGGGTTCGTAACGTACGTAAGGATGCCAATACGGATATCAAAAAATTAGAAAAAGAAGGAACTTCTGAAGACATTTGCAAATCAGCCGAAGATCAGGTTCAGAATTTAACGAATACGTACATCAAAAAAATCGATGAATTACTGGCAGCAAAAGAAGCCGAAATCATGAAGGTGTAATCCTATTCAACACAAAATAAAAATCCGTTTAGTTAAATTGTACTGAACGGATTTTTTTATTCTTATTTTTGCATACCATTTTTACATTTTGTCCGTTTTTGAAACTATAACATTCTCTATGAAGCTATTTTGTTTGTTGACTTTGTTTTTCACGCTTACCATTCAGGCGCAATTTCAAATAAACGGAATTGTAACGGACTCTAATAATAAACCACTCCCTTTTGCTACCATTACAACTTCTGACAGCAACAATACGATTACGGATGTTGACGGGAAGTTCATTCTGAAAATGTCTGTAAAACCAGCCGCTTTTACCGTTTCGTATATTGGCTTTCAAACCAGAACGATTTCAGTTGCGGAGCATAAAACTTTTTATCCCATCTCTCTTTCTCAAAAGACCGACGATTTAAAAGAGGTGGTGGTTTCAAACGAAAACCCGGCCCTGACGATTATTAAGAAGGTCATTGCGAATAAAAACAAAAA harbors:
- the pyrH gene encoding UMP kinase, which translates into the protein MKYKRILLKLSGEALMGDLQYGIDPKRLAEYAEEIKQIHNKGVEIAIVIGGGNIFRGVAGASAGMDRVQGDYMGMLATVINGMALQGALEDKGMKTRLQTALKMESIAEPYIKRRADRHLEKGRIVIFGAGTGNPYFTTDTAAVLRGIEINADVILKGTRVDGVYDSDPEKNAAAVKFDFISFDDVLKKGLNVMDTTAFTLSQENKLPIVVFDMNKIGNLLKICEGENVGTVVNI
- a CDS encoding DUF2268 domain-containing putative Zn-dependent protease (predicted Zn-dependent protease with a strongly conserved HExxH motif); amino-acid sequence: MKNHFLLVLFVFAISSYSQTGNQKIVSVDIDNFWDAYSKISIEKDSVKQYSLLQEFYLDKASPGLKSLIEVRNYTSKDFINAINKYPKFWNSLKPNTLNSSELYPEIDADINKLKQAYPDLKPSTLYFSIGAFRTNGTVQNDRILIGSEMSLADETTVIDELPAWRQSFYKEYHPRKNIALLCTHEYIHTQQKELVENLLSMCLYEGVAEFISCKVTGKKSSASAIEFGKSNQQKVIDQFIADLYLRSNNYNWIWGENKNSLKVRDLGYYVGYEICERYYNAAQDKAKAIKTLIELDYHNEKEVARIVDGTKLFPQSLKKLQQNYEKQRPTVVSLSAFKNGSQKVKAGAVEITITFSEPLNGRSTGVDFGPLGENYFPRINTERIWSSDMKSWTIKADLEPDHHYQILISDNFRKQNGTRLKPFLIDFKTDK
- a CDS encoding DUF3098 domain-containing protein gives rise to the protein MKNNNKEEQAPKQEFLFDGINYKILLIGIGVIALGFILMSGGGSNDPNVFNEDVFNFRRIRLAPTTVLIGFGITIYSIFKKSK
- a CDS encoding phytanoyl-CoA dioxygenase family protein → MKEYEQTGYACLENFFSEKELLAIEKILIQFHERWLFDHVADYEKGILNSHSLTSGKYLNEEEKAALFEFISQDKLAELLKAIFPKTPIFLNTQLFFDPKNADQKNYWHRDIQYTGMTVDDQKKAIQTQNVVHFRIPMKSEPGSN
- the frr gene encoding ribosome recycling factor; translated protein: MTEEIEFILDSTEESMNGSIAHLEKEFLNIRAGKASPAMLGSVFVDYYGSATPLSQVSKISVPDARTITLQPFEKNMLQVIEKAIMVANIGFNPMNNGDVIIISVPPLTEERRKDLAKQAKSEAEDAKIGVRNVRKDANTDIKKLEKEGTSEDICKSAEDQVQNLTNTYIKKIDELLAAKEAEIMKV
- a CDS encoding undecaprenyl-diphosphate phosphatase; this encodes MNTLQAIVLAIIEGITEFLPVSSTGHMIIASSFFGIAHEDFTKLFTIVIQLGAILSVVVLYFRRFFQTLDFYFKLLVAFIPAVVLGLLLSDFIDGLLENPVTVAISLLIGGLILLKVDEWFNNPNATESSSEITYLQAFKIGLFQCIAMIPGVSRSGASIVGGMSQKLSRTTAAEFSFFLAVPTMLGATVKKCYDYYKAGFELSHDQINILVIGNVVAFIVALLAIKSFIGFLTKNGFKVFGYYRIIAGIVLLLIHFFIHPLTII
- a CDS encoding thioredoxin family protein, whose product is MKNSIAKALFNSHSYTEYRKIVTDLLIEGKSTGNEQSESLTNYSKLNEARMNRLEKTMKVADEVLLELENLKHNYIWLVISEGWCGDAAQILPILHKMALVSHKKIDLRIVFRDENEVLMNQYLTNGGRAIPKVIVICKETGIARADWGPRPKGAADLMINYKKEFGVIDEKIKTDLQLWYLADKGLSTQNELMEIMRLVEIRE
- the truB gene encoding tRNA pseudouridine(55) synthase TruB gives rise to the protein MTPEEYLNGQVLLIDKPLKWSSFQAVNKLKYLLINKVGLPKKFKIGHAGTLDPLATGLLLICTGKFTKRISELQGQAKEYTGTFYIGATTPSYDLETEIDQTFPTSHIDEALIHETVKQFLGEIDQKPPIFSAIKKDGVRLYEHARAGETVEIASRKTTIHEFEITRIALPEIDFRVVCSKGTYIRSLAFDFGKAMNSGSHLTVLRRTKIGDYDVKNAIDITLFEESLQSE
- a CDS encoding cell division protein FtsX, with protein sequence MSSNFDKFQKRRLISSYFSVVLSVFLVLFLLGVLGLFIINSRKLANDFKEKIAMTVFFKNEANDSVIKAFNTELKRAPFAKSFVYVTKEKAAKEHTDIIGEDFLTFLGENPLLNSYDIHLKADYVERDSILKIESKLRQNTMIEDIVYDKQLVNLVNDNIKKVSMWILIISGFLAIIAVLLINSSLRLSIHSNRFIIKTMQMVGATKSFIRKPFVMRSVKLGMLGAGLAIIALVGLLLYVETNFPGLGIIEDKALIGLVLVGVFGLGVLITWVSTHFATQRFLNLRTDDLY